In Silvanigrella paludirubra, one DNA window encodes the following:
- a CDS encoding ABC transporter ATP-binding protein, translating to MIDISLQNLNISYGKEDIISNVNLTFIKEKMTSIIGPNGSGKSTLLKAISGNIKTNQGKILINQKLIDSYNKKILAQKISSLPQSPESPKDITVKQLVSYGRYAYQSLFKKNKIENEKMVEWALKVTGLKELSEHLMDELSGGQKQRAWIAMSIAQNSDCLFLDELTTYLDIKHQLEILELLKNLNKKEKKTIIMVHHDLNHALRYSDYIVIIKKGKIIAHENIENIIKHKILNDVFQVNFKILRDEKNNPIIFYDGILN from the coding sequence ATGATAGATATTTCCTTACAAAACTTAAATATTTCTTACGGAAAAGAAGACATCATATCCAATGTAAATTTAACTTTTATCAAAGAAAAAATGACTTCCATCATTGGTCCAAATGGTTCAGGAAAATCAACTCTATTAAAAGCAATATCAGGAAACATCAAAACAAATCAGGGTAAAATTTTAATCAATCAAAAACTTATTGATAGTTACAATAAAAAAATTTTAGCTCAAAAAATATCAAGTTTACCACAATCTCCTGAAAGCCCCAAAGATATCACTGTAAAACAACTTGTATCTTATGGAAGATATGCTTATCAATCTCTTTTTAAAAAAAATAAAATTGAAAATGAAAAAATGGTAGAATGGGCTCTTAAAGTTACTGGTTTAAAAGAACTATCAGAGCATTTAATGGATGAATTATCAGGGGGACAAAAACAAAGAGCCTGGATTGCAATGTCGATTGCACAAAATAGTGATTGTCTATTTTTAGATGAATTAACAACATATTTAGACATTAAACACCAATTAGAAATTCTTGAATTATTAAAAAATTTAAATAAAAAAGAAAAAAAGACGATTATTATGGTTCATCACGATTTAAACCATGCCCTACGCTACTCAGATTACATTGTTATTATAAAAAAAGGGAAAATAATAGCACATGAAAACATTGAAAACATCATAAAACATAAAATTCTAAATGATGTTTTTCAGGTAAATTTTAAAATTTTAAGAGATGAAAAAAATAATCCCATTATTTTTTATGATGGAATTTTAAATTAA
- a CDS encoding aspartate aminotransferase family protein, which translates to MIKKQSRKVTDKLLSRLQKVECPDTTFFGERFPIVMKRGNGMFVHDIDKNRYLDFTACFGVLALGHRPKVTIQAIRKQCSQLIHGMGDVHPTLPKIKLLEILAEISPFKNAKSLLGQSGGDAIENALKTAMLATNRSRFLSFAGGYHGLQFAPLTLNHREEFTKGFESWIKDKSVSLPFPYFPSEISSDNIILDPNMLKKKHHLFSPEEVLELLEKELKKKEFAALVLEPYQGRGGKRGFSPDFMKNCQTLCKKYGTLVIFDEIYTGFGRTGKMFALEHYNVIPDLLCVGKAMGGGLPISACIGDIMDVWEKSKGEARQTQTFLGHPLACSVAYETIKYIQKYLPTFQKELINIDNAFFKFKENMELKALSQKFPFEIRGKGFMKGIWFYSQEEAFCVSLMETLLENGFIVLPEGPRADVLSLTPPLIANAGQFNKILNSIVSILENK; encoded by the coding sequence ATGATAAAAAAACAATCACGTAAAGTCACTGACAAACTTCTCTCCCGCCTTCAAAAAGTAGAATGCCCTGATACCACATTTTTTGGTGAACGTTTTCCCATTGTTATGAAGCGTGGCAATGGAATGTTTGTTCATGACATTGATAAAAATCGTTATCTCGATTTCACAGCTTGTTTTGGAGTTTTAGCATTAGGCCATAGACCTAAAGTAACAATTCAAGCTATTCGAAAGCAATGTTCTCAATTAATTCATGGAATGGGTGATGTTCACCCGACTCTCCCAAAAATTAAATTATTAGAAATTTTAGCTGAGATATCACCCTTCAAAAATGCAAAATCTTTATTAGGACAAAGTGGTGGTGATGCAATAGAAAATGCTCTAAAAACGGCAATGCTTGCGACAAATAGAAGCCGCTTTTTATCTTTTGCTGGTGGCTATCATGGACTTCAGTTTGCTCCTCTGACATTAAATCACAGAGAAGAATTTACGAAAGGATTTGAGTCTTGGATAAAAGATAAAAGTGTTTCTTTACCTTTTCCTTATTTCCCAAGTGAAATCAGCTCAGATAATATAATTCTAGACCCTAATATGTTAAAAAAGAAGCATCATCTTTTTTCTCCGGAAGAAGTACTTGAGCTGCTTGAAAAAGAATTAAAGAAAAAAGAGTTTGCAGCTCTTGTTTTGGAACCTTATCAAGGCCGCGGTGGAAAACGAGGTTTTTCACCGGACTTTATGAAAAACTGCCAAACATTATGCAAAAAATATGGGACATTAGTTATTTTTGATGAAATATATACCGGTTTTGGTAGAACAGGAAAAATGTTTGCATTAGAACATTATAACGTAATTCCCGATCTACTTTGTGTAGGAAAAGCGATGGGAGGCGGTTTGCCAATTAGCGCTTGCATTGGAGATATTATGGATGTTTGGGAAAAGTCGAAGGGAGAAGCACGACAAACACAAACATTTTTAGGCCATCCATTAGCTTGTTCTGTTGCTTACGAAACAATTAAATATATACAAAAATATTTACCAACTTTTCAAAAAGAATTAATAAATATTGATAATGCTTTTTTTAAATTTAAAGAAAATATGGAATTAAAAGCCTTATCCCAAAAGTTTCCTTTTGAAATTCGGGGAAAAGGTTTTATGAAAGGGATTTGGTTTTATTCTCAAGAAGAAGCTTTTTGTGTTTCTTTAATGGAAACTTTATTAGAAAACGGATTTATTGTTCTTCCAGAAGGGCCAAGAGCTGACGTTTTATCGTTAACACCCCCACTCATTGCAAATGCAGGACAATTTAATAAAATCTTAAATTCTATTGTATCAATTCTAGAAAATAAATAA
- a CDS encoding sucrase ferredoxin, translating into MDIENECSTLTKFSPENIICSVSKLDVQIAIELEEPWDSIPIKSVHYPNSLQMLLPQLTKNKIEFGINYFAKSEYSIQNQTKIFIFKRNQNEFDPYIKTEISIPNDELIHLGSYIIDYLSGNTEIFDKWKQTDTQNKNEIFICVHGKRDLCCGKYGLHIYNEFSSKIEKNKLNFRVWKSTHIGGHRYAPTFYEAPSMRWYGLFHINDVETFLNRKLNEFKVNNNYRGMSGILNKYALLVENELFKIYSWAWLNATDKKYEIISLGDHELTEVHFYFRINHNSNLIKKVFKIEFLKVIEGKSSCNSADTKSVKQYSVIEC; encoded by the coding sequence ATGGATATTGAAAATGAGTGCTCAACATTAACAAAATTCAGCCCTGAAAATATTATTTGTTCTGTTTCAAAATTAGATGTTCAAATTGCAATTGAACTTGAAGAGCCTTGGGACTCTATTCCTATAAAATCTGTGCACTATCCAAATTCATTACAAATGTTACTTCCTCAATTAACAAAAAACAAAATAGAGTTTGGAATAAATTATTTTGCTAAAAGTGAATATTCTATTCAAAATCAAACTAAAATCTTTATTTTTAAAAGAAACCAGAATGAATTTGATCCATATATTAAAACAGAAATTTCAATACCTAATGATGAATTAATTCATTTAGGATCATATATTATAGATTATCTTTCGGGAAATACAGAAATTTTTGATAAATGGAAACAAACAGACACTCAAAATAAAAACGAAATATTTATTTGTGTTCATGGAAAGAGAGACCTCTGTTGTGGAAAATATGGCTTGCATATTTATAATGAGTTTTCCTCAAAAATCGAAAAAAATAAATTAAATTTTAGAGTTTGGAAGTCTACGCACATTGGGGGTCACCGATACGCTCCTACATTTTATGAAGCACCTTCCATGCGTTGGTATGGTCTTTTTCATATTAATGATGTGGAAACATTCTTAAATCGAAAATTAAATGAATTTAAAGTAAATAATAATTATCGTGGGATGAGTGGAATATTAAATAAATATGCTCTATTAGTTGAAAATGAATTATTTAAAATTTATTCATGGGCATGGTTGAATGCTACCGATAAAAAATATGAAATCATTTCTTTAGGTGATCATGAACTAACAGAAGTTCATTTTTACTTTAGAATAAACCATAATTCCAATTTAATAAAAAAAGTTTTTAAAATTGAATTTTTGAAAGTGATAGAAGGAAAATCTAGCTGTAATTCAGCGGATACAAAGTCAGTAAAACAATATTCTGTGATAGAATGTTAA
- a CDS encoding leucine-rich repeat domain-containing protein, which translates to MKSLLTVKITLIIFIFFSCSKKNDSNITEQDPLYQGNSIKILDKEKYEESFIYISKSETYFFNHKNIFLYGKQSDTLEKLKHFNSIELYIPSHINTNSIEIFPEKNSDIFCYDIQFKISNRKIYISKKFGILKTITECRFKLVSSNDQMTNIGFNLKFNYTLYDWASELGNNTEAQKTAKFILAKKYNLNEKEINLKRTKLKDFSPLTSFSNLEKLNIEENKLYDIDKSISYLNTLKYLNLSKNRLSKIPENIKRLKNLETLNIENNKITKIEVNPNEFENLNTLNLSFNNIEVINKEIINLVKIKNLNLSLNKIEEIPDYISSLKNLESLNFNHNKIIEINEKLKKIKCLNKFFLEGNKIKLIPKSISKFKNLKYLDLSSNEIKKLPSTFIHLNNLVYLDISFNFIETIPEKINNLVLLKYFIAEGNNIIRIPENLLKIEKIKLINLKSNEIHFIDKNLYNFIINNRSILLEENPGYPNFGNSSVQNINIKNIGS; encoded by the coding sequence ATGAAATCGCTATTGACTGTTAAAATAACATTAATCATATTTATTTTTTTCTCTTGCTCAAAAAAAAATGACTCTAATATAACAGAACAAGATCCTTTATACCAAGGAAATTCTATAAAAATATTAGACAAAGAAAAATATGAAGAATCATTTATTTATATATCAAAATCGGAGACCTATTTTTTTAATCATAAAAACATTTTTTTATATGGGAAACAATCCGATACATTAGAAAAATTAAAACATTTTAATTCAATTGAATTATATATTCCATCTCATATAAATACAAATTCAATAGAAATTTTTCCTGAAAAAAATTCTGATATTTTCTGTTATGATATTCAATTTAAAATTAGTAACAGAAAAATCTATATTTCTAAAAAATTTGGAATATTAAAAACAATTACAGAATGCAGATTTAAATTAGTTTCATCAAATGACCAAATGACAAATATTGGATTTAATTTAAAATTTAACTATACCTTATATGATTGGGCTTCAGAATTAGGAAATAATACAGAAGCTCAAAAAACAGCAAAATTTATTTTAGCAAAAAAATATAATTTAAATGAAAAAGAAATTAATTTAAAAAGAACAAAATTAAAAGATTTCTCCCCATTAACCTCTTTTTCAAATCTGGAAAAATTAAACATAGAAGAAAATAAATTATATGATATTGACAAATCTATTTCATATTTAAACACATTAAAATACTTAAATTTATCAAAAAACAGATTAAGCAAAATACCTGAGAACATAAAGCGTTTAAAAAACCTAGAGACGCTAAATATTGAAAATAATAAAATTACAAAAATTGAAGTAAACCCAAATGAATTTGAAAATTTAAATACTTTAAATTTATCATTTAACAATATAGAAGTTATTAATAAAGAAATAATTAATCTTGTTAAAATTAAAAATCTTAATTTATCTTTAAATAAAATAGAAGAAATACCAGATTATATTTCGAGCTTAAAAAATTTAGAATCTTTAAATTTTAACCACAATAAAATAATAGAAATAAATGAAAAATTAAAAAAAATAAAATGCCTAAATAAATTCTTCTTAGAGGGCAATAAAATAAAATTAATACCTAAATCTATAAGTAAATTTAAAAATTTAAAATATTTGGATTTATCAAGTAATGAAATAAAAAAATTACCATCCACATTTATTCATTTAAATAATCTAGTATACTTAGATATTTCATTTAATTTTATTGAAACTATACCTGAAAAAATCAACAATTTAGTTTTATTAAAATATTTTATAGCTGAAGGAAATAATATTATAAGAATTCCTGAAAACCTATTAAAAATTGAAAAAATCAAATTAATTAACTTAAAATCGAATGAAATTCATTTTATAGATAAAAATCTTTATAATTTTATAATTAACAATCGATCAATATTACTAGAAGAAAATCCAGGTTATCCTAATTTTGGAAACTCTTCAGTTCAAAACATAAACATTAAAAATATTGGAAGTTAA
- a CDS encoding P-loop NTPase fold protein — translation MIEGNKSKSSIKECFINFKRIVSNDPPLLKIVKEKLEAHDGIDEHKSLNYDTIKHQIDIFIRKNENLIFIIGPWGSGKTYLIEKYSHEIQTDGLHFVKKSFFGITSLSEAYMHLLGFFKTVLFLFFIYTIIYEFGFYHSYFFAPISIIISLMLLTNKFKLTYSLYKLISSSVDIIITSGFQFAILTRKVLDMKDFNNYKHKVYILDDLDHSSLKEDDRWALLANLWNFNTTYIVLLGYSENERIKGKNKFEIIELCEKLEGKIIFLPIAWERNEEIMNHYLSQIFENNKLEHPLKFPTWLNSFTPRELINIADNFKIRFEEYQLRHKGYELIGGVFFNCLLVRIIIEIYSEKKNIELDKRVYLIKKTDNIIAKDIMRFYESVEYYLNEFLLKKINILDDNQAPNNYEDILKAIFLLKEEKMIEFFDKTEHLWTEKNDKKTIT, via the coding sequence ATGATTGAAGGAAATAAAAGTAAGAGTTCTATAAAAGAATGTTTTATAAATTTTAAAAGAATTGTTTCCAATGATCCTCCTTTACTCAAAATTGTAAAAGAAAAACTAGAAGCTCACGACGGAATAGATGAACATAAAAGCTTAAATTACGATACGATAAAGCACCAAATTGATATCTTTATTCGAAAAAATGAAAATCTTATTTTCATTATTGGCCCTTGGGGCTCGGGAAAAACTTATTTAATTGAAAAATATTCTCATGAAATACAGACAGATGGTTTACATTTTGTTAAAAAAAGTTTTTTTGGGATTACCTCTCTAAGCGAAGCTTATATGCACCTTTTAGGTTTTTTCAAAACAGTTCTATTTTTATTTTTTATTTATACTATTATTTATGAATTTGGTTTTTATCACTCTTATTTTTTTGCTCCTATTTCTATCATAATTAGTTTAATGCTTCTCACTAATAAATTTAAATTAACATACTCTTTATACAAACTTATTAGTAGTAGTGTTGATATTATAATTACGAGTGGTTTTCAATTTGCAATTTTGACGAGAAAAGTTCTCGACATGAAAGACTTTAACAATTATAAACATAAAGTCTATATTTTAGATGATTTAGATCATAGTTCTCTAAAAGAAGATGATAGATGGGCTTTACTTGCAAATTTATGGAATTTTAATACAACTTATATTGTACTGCTTGGCTATTCTGAAAACGAAAGAATTAAAGGCAAAAATAAATTTGAAATAATAGAGTTATGTGAAAAACTTGAAGGGAAAATCATTTTTTTACCTATTGCATGGGAGAGAAATGAAGAAATTATGAACCACTATTTATCTCAAATTTTTGAAAATAATAAATTAGAGCATCCTTTAAAATTTCCTACTTGGTTAAATTCCTTTACACCAAGAGAATTAATTAATATTGCTGATAATTTCAAAATTCGTTTTGAAGAATATCAATTAAGACATAAAGGTTATGAATTAATTGGAGGCGTTTTTTTCAATTGCCTACTTGTTCGAATTATTATTGAAATTTATAGTGAAAAGAAGAATATTGAACTTGATAAAAGAGTTTATCTCATTAAAAAAACAGATAATATCATTGCTAAAGATATCATGCGTTTTTATGAATCCGTTGAATACTATTTAAATGAATTTTTATTAAAAAAAATAAATATACTAGATGACAATCAAGCACCAAACAATTATGAAGACATTTTAAAAGCGATCTTTCTTTTAAAAGAAGAAAAAATGATCGAGTTTTTTGATAAAACCGAACACCTTTGGACTGAGAAAAATGATAAAAAAACAATCACGTAA
- a CDS encoding FecCD family ABC transporter permease, whose amino-acid sequence MYKCLINKNYFIFYIFLFLLLLCYFSLKFGMSNYSFLNIYEAIIKKNLEYENQFIIYDVRLPRLIVGILCGAAFALSGSLLQTVFRNPMAAPDILGINSACSFCILLFSIYLLKDLNLSFLLSSFIGALSGFLIAILASIENKKIYHAKLIIVGIAIGVLFKSLCQFLIMQSDEKQSAFFSFITGTLYLVSWDTVYTIFIPSLLFIIISFFMHKKLDVLLLNEDVSNSIGFQVTKWKIIIIFISLVLASVAVSGCGSLGFVGLISPNISKILFGSFHKLNLIGSALIGAVLTVFSDFLGRILFPPYEIPAGLITIIIGVPYFVYLMKKIKIHI is encoded by the coding sequence GTGTATAAATGTTTAATAAATAAAAATTATTTTATATTCTATATTTTTTTGTTTTTGTTATTGCTTTGTTATTTTTCTTTAAAATTTGGAATGTCAAATTACTCTTTTTTAAATATTTATGAAGCTATAATTAAAAAAAATTTAGAGTATGAAAACCAATTTATAATTTATGATGTAAGATTACCTCGCCTAATTGTTGGTATTCTGTGTGGAGCTGCTTTTGCTTTATCAGGGAGTTTACTACAAACTGTTTTTCGAAACCCAATGGCTGCTCCCGATATATTAGGAATTAATTCAGCTTGTTCTTTTTGCATTTTATTATTTTCAATCTATCTTTTAAAAGATCTCAATTTGTCTTTTTTATTATCTTCTTTTATAGGTGCATTATCCGGATTTTTAATTGCTATTTTAGCCTCTATTGAAAATAAAAAAATTTATCATGCCAAATTGATTATAGTTGGCATTGCAATTGGCGTTTTATTTAAATCACTTTGTCAATTTTTAATTATGCAATCTGATGAAAAACAAAGTGCATTTTTTTCTTTTATAACAGGCACATTATATTTGGTAAGTTGGGATACAGTATATACTATTTTTATACCTTCACTGCTTTTTATAATCATTTCCTTTTTTATGCATAAAAAACTCGATGTTCTACTTTTGAATGAAGATGTTTCTAATAGTATTGGTTTTCAAGTAACAAAGTGGAAAATAATTATTATATTTATATCTTTGGTGTTGGCCTCAGTTGCGGTAAGTGGTTGTGGGAGTTTAGGATTTGTTGGTTTAATTTCACCAAATATTTCAAAAATATTATTTGGAAGTTTTCATAAATTAAACCTAATTGGTTCCGCATTAATTGGAGCCGTTTTGACTGTATTTTCTGATTTTTTAGGTAGAATTTTATTTCCACCATATGAAATTCCTGCAGGACTCATTACAATAATTATTGGCGTTCCATACTTTGTTTATTTAATGAAAAAAATAAAAATTCACATATAA